In Vespa crabro chromosome 13, iyVesCrab1.2, whole genome shotgun sequence, one DNA window encodes the following:
- the LOC124428601 gene encoding uncharacterized protein LOC124428601: MKSKCIQIYLCARWYTLRETEVLFKVDEYAFDVLALVLKYATIVNDGGRKDNNTLGRLLKELKKALSTVKDVNYIENELKEKIQNDKGSRNNRILTAKSWRKNNELKDLSQEIFHQSHFDKKLKRSRLKKTKCGNGIKDSDQIIWI; the protein is encoded by the exons ATGAAATCAAAATGTATTCAAATCTATCTTTGCGCAAGGTGGTACACTCTTCGAGAAACAGAAGTACTTTTTAAAGTAGATGAATATGCATTTGACGTATTAGCACTTG TACTTAAATATGCTACCATTGTCAATGATGGTGGGAGGAAAGACAATAATACATTAGGAAGACTCTTGAAAGAACTGAAGAAAGCATTATCTACAGTCAAGGACGtgaattatatagaaaacgaattaaaagagaaaatccaAAACGATAAAGGATCG aGGAATAATCGAATCTTAACAGCAAAATCATGGAGAAAGAACAATGAGTTAAAGGATCTTTCACAAGAGATTTTTCATCAGAG TCATTTTGACAAGAAGTTGAAAAGGAGCCGCctgaagaaaacaaaatgtgGAAATGGAATAAAGGATTCAGACCAAATAATCTGGATTTAG